The genomic stretch GTCACGTCCGTCTAAAATTGCATGCATGCAAAGTTTTTTTACGCCTTTTTTTGCAGCAAGTGCGATGAATGCTTGAATGTGTTTTTCATGGCTGTGAACGCCACCCGGCGAAACTAATCCGAGAATGTGTACCGTTTTGTTCGTGGAGTTTGCTTGTTCGAAAGCTTGATTAAATACTGGGTTGTCTTCAAAAGAGCCGTTTTGAATAGATTGGTCAATTCGAACGAGATCTTGAGGAACGGATCTTCCTGCACCCATGTGTAGGTGACCGACTTCGGAGTTTCCCATTTGCCCTTCGGGTAGTCCTACCGCATAACCTGACGCGTTGATGAGCGTATGGGGGTATTCAGCCCAGAGTTTATGCCACGTGGGTGTTTTAGCTTGTTCTATAGCATTGTAGACTGGGTTTTCGCGGTATCCCCAGCCATCGAGAATAATTAGTACTAGTGGTCGATGATTCATAGTTTACCGATTGTGTTGAAATTGCTGCTGAGGTTATGTGCTGGGCTCTTAAAAGTCAATTCGGGGTTGGGGTGCGACTTTAGCCGTCATCTCGCTAATGGATATTCTTCAAGATCTCTGTGGCCGTCCAATTTCATCGTTTACTCTGTTACTCTATATAAATGACCTCCGAAAAGAAAAGCCGGGAGATTTTTACTTCTCCCGGCTTCAAGACATAATCAAGTCAATCTAATTTAAAATTGCCTTAGTCTTCATTACTATCATTATCTTCACGGTCGCCATCGTCATCTGAGCCTTCAGGTGTACCTGGAACTTTGGAAATCATGTAAATTCTACCGGTTCCAGAGACATCATTTGCTGCATTACCAGTACAACCTGAAGTCACCGCGCCTTTGCAAACGAGCCTATTTAACGATAAGACGAACAAGTTGCCATCTGGACCTGTGACGACATCAGTTACTGTACCAAAGTTTAATCCGAAGAGGACTGAGGATTGTTCAGTGACCCAGTCATCTATTCCTCGATTATCGGCAACACCGTCAAAGAGAGCTGGATCAGAATATCCAATTTTACTCCTATGGTGGCTTTTGACATGTAACTTGTACAAATGTCCATAGTTACTTGTTGACAGGCTACCGTCAGGTTTTGGAATTAATGGGGAAGTGAGGAGCCAATTATAGAAATAATCAGTTCCTTCATAACCGTTGGTAGAAGGGGCACCAGTAGGTCTAGTCAGGATGGTATTCGTAACAGTCTCTAACTGTTGCCGAGTTACACCGGACCCAAATACCAGGTCGCCTTTATTTTGCTTTCCAAGAGCTTTGCCATTAATAAAGCCTAATCCACCATTAGCCACCACATGTTTGGTGCTATAGAGAGGATCTCTAAGATGAGCTCCTTCAGGCATATACATTGCATCTAATGCTTCGGCTTTTGATGCTGCTATGACATCGCTATTCGGAAAACCTGGTAATGGCGCAGCTAAGAATCGAGGTTGCTGAACGCCCCTAGGTCCTGTTAATGTGTTTGTCAGAGCTGCACCTGAAAGACCTATCCCACCTGAACGACCAATTCCCCATAATGTTTCAATGGCTTTGAAATCACCCCATGTAGTAGGCATTAAACTTGGCAGTAGGCCAGTAGGCGGAGTTACAGAAGACGGATAGCCCGCGTCTGGCGTTACACTTGGGAAGTCACCTAACTGTGAGAAGAAACTGGATGAATTACCCCCAGGGCCATCCATGCGGTCAATCGGTCCCATCACTTGAATCCAACCACCATTATGCGCTTTTTTGATAAGATTGATTTCTTCGAATGCCTTTCCAGAGTTTTCAGCATCCCAAAGATTTCCACTATAGGGGTCAATCGCAAGACCAAAGCCATTACGTAGGCCATAAGCATAGATTTTTTTGAAGTTATTCAAGACTTCAACTTTTTCGCTGCTAGGATGAATGTTGTCTGAAGCAATATTGAGAGAACGCCCAAGGATGGCTTCAGTTTCAACAACTCGTTTTGATGCCTTCGCGTAGAAGGGGTTATCGCTGGGTGCAGTGCCATTGTCGTTGAGGCGTAAAACAACCCCGGTCATATGGGCATTATCTGGTGCTATGCCACCAAATATGTCATCTTTACCCATGAGTTGACCATCCTTGAGAATACCAAGATTTTTCTTAATATTTTGAGTCATTCCTCTTCGACCAGCATCTCCCAGCATGATGTAAAGTTTCTTGTCATGCCCAAAGACAATTTTTCCGCTGTTGTGGTTACCATTAAAATTACGAGTCCAAAACGCAACTGCAGGTGGGCAAGTGCCATCTGCGGCTCTAGAGACACAATAGTCAACCCCAGCGCTTATCTTAGATGTGTTTCGAGTATTTCGATCATTTTGGAATGATCGCAGACGAATGATATCGCCAGCGTAAGTTAAAGCTCCACCGCTTGTGTTTACTACACCAGATCCTGCTAAGGTAGCGGATGCAGTTGGGTCAAAGTTAAAATATGCTACACGATTGCCCAATAGTGGGGTTTTAGGAGCATCTACTGACGCTGGGATAGTGTCAGCGCCAAAAGCTGGCGGACCAGCAGGAGATGTCACAACGGTTGCGCTAGTATCATCATTGTCATCAGCAGTGATGATGTTTGCGGGTAAAATTACTTGGTTACTACTTGATGCAGGGACAGTAACATTTGAAATACCGTTGAAAACAGATGTAGGGACGGTAATTCTTGTTCCTGTAAACAACTGATCGTTAGCTAGTGGGGCTATATCTCCCGCATTAGGTCCAATCCACCGACTAACGCTAGCCGGATAAGTTGGTCCAGCCGGGCATCCAGCAGTCACAGGGCCTGCAGAAAGGCATACTCTAGTAGATGCACCTGCCAATGTGCTGAATCCGCTAGGAGTGTTATTTACTGCTAATCTTTCTGTAAAAAACAGATAGACTTTTCCACCTTTGTTAGTGAAGTCGGGATGTAGTGCAATGGATAACAGTCCCCTTTCACTAAAGTTATTAACAGCTAAATCGAGCACGGTCACAGGGTCTCCCATAGGTGTGCCATTTAAGTCAAATTTGATTCTTTTGACCTTACCAGTATTTTTTTCGAGTACTAGCATGTCGTATTTAACAGTGGGATTTTTGTTAGGAAGAAATACCATTCCAATTGGGTTTCGGAGGCTTTTGGTATCGACTATCGTATCCGCAGCTGATGTTGGGTGATCAAATCCATCTAGATCGCTATAGAGAGTGCTAACTGTTAAATTAGGGTCGACCATCGTTGGGTCAGGCATTGGGCCCGCATCTGCGAAAACATTCAAAGAATATCCGATCAAGAAAGTTCCAAGACAAAATGATCCTAGCATTTTAGCCTGAAAATGTGTTCGAGGCTTTGAACTAAGCTTACCCATGCCTGCTTCGGGCGGTGAGCATAGCCTATTACTTTTGATCAAATGAGACTTGGAGGGTTTAGAGCTACTCATATTTCACCTCAAGTGTTGAGTTTCGTGTGGGGAGGATTCCTCCGTCACACAAAAACTACTGTATTGATATTAAAATACCTTTTTATAGCAAAAATACGCTAAATGATAATCACAATTTAAATATAGTACAAAATTAAGATAAGTCAAATATTGAAAATATCATGAAACGTATATTTTTGGGATTTCAGTGTTGCATCAATAATAGGTCTGGCTTATAGGATAAAATTGATTCTGCGCTGTGATATTGGTAGGGTCGATGACTTGTAGATAGAGGGGAAACCATGGAAAGATCTGTAGTCAAAATATTTTCCAGTATTTTACCCGGCGGGCCATGAAAAAAAATGCCTGAGAAAATTACATTTGTATCAACAACAATTTGCATAATGGTGAGCACCTAAGTAAAGATAAAGATTATTGTTATTTAGATTTCTTTTTTTTAGGCTTTCTTCCCACTGATACGATATCAGCAACATCTTTCAAAAACATAAGCAATATTTTCATATGGTTTAAACTAGAATTATGGCCTGAATCTAAGATGTTTTCAGGTGGGTTCTAAGATTTGACTTTATTGCTGGCCATCGATATTCTGCATTTTTTCAATTTAGATAGAGTTGATTATTATGCGGCAAAATAAAGATCAGCAAAATGCAAGGTTTTATTCTTCAAAATTGTTCACACAACTTCAAAATAGAATGCTTGAATTAATTGGTCAAGATAACAATGATATATTTCGTGATTATCAACGTCATCTTGAATTGCTAGGAATTAATTTACACCGTTATTTAATCCCGGGTGTAGAAGATGCGTTTGGATTGGCTATTAAAGGAGAAAATCTCTCGATTAAAAGAACGACTATTCAGTTGGATGAAATTATATTACGTCTGATAAATGCTCAAGAGGAAGCTTGGGCCCAAGCAAAGGAAGTATGGAGCATAAGATCCTAAGTAAGAACACTTATTCCAACATATAAACGAAACTTCTCACAACTCAAAACGCGACGCTTCAACACGTAAATGCTATAATTTCAATATGGGCACAACACTACGATATAAAGGTGAAATATGAGTTGGTCAAAAGCAGAAATAACATCATTACTTGCAGTGGGAAAAATTCCGGGTATTTCTTTTTGTCAGGTGATCAATGGCAAGCCGCAAGAGTCTATCGCTTTGGGTGTTGCAGATCGGAGTTTGAACACTCCAGTCACGGAAAAAACCGTGTTTGAAGCTGCTTCATTAACTAAACCTCTGTTTGCCATGTTAGTGTTGAAATTAGCTAAACTAGGCGTAATTGATTTGGATCAGCCGTTTGGAAAAATGCAAGACATACAAGATATTCCCGAATATCATGCGTTGAATCAGTATAATGAACGTGAACAACTTACTGCCCGAATAATCTTTACACACCATTCTGGATTGCCAAATGCTGGCGATGCGGCTGATATGAAATTTTATGCAAACCCTGGGGAAAAATTTGGCTATTCAGGTTATGGTTATTTTTTGTTGCAAAAAATTATCGAAAAGCGCACGGGAAAAACATACGCAGAACTGACACAAGAATTTATTTTCGATCAAGTTCCTATGCGTCATTCGTACATGACTCGCCCAACAGATCAACCCGTCGCTGTGCATCATAACGCTGATATGAAAAAATCATTACCTGTTGCGCCTGCGACAACTGCAACAGCCGCTTCAGGCCTTTATACCACGGCAGACGATTATGCGCGCTTTGTTGTTGCTTGGGTGCAAGCACGCGATGAATTATTGCAATCCGCTTTTGAATTTTCCAAAGAAAAGACACTCAGCACAGATCGTTGGGCAATTGAAAAAGGTGTATCTCCGACGGATTTAGAACAATTATCATGGGGACTCGGTTGGGGATTACTCAAAACGGAAGAAGGCATTATTGCATTTCACTGGGGAGATAACGGAGATAGCAAAGCGTTTGTCGCGATCAATATCGAATCGCAAACAGGCTTCGTTTATTTTGCCAATTCGTGGAACGGTTTATCCATCACTAATCAACTCATATCCAAAGGCCTAAAAGAACTCACGCCAGCATTGCAATATCTCAACAAAAAATATGATTTTGAAACGTCTGAACAACTCAGAGAAAAACGCCAAATAAGTTTAGAGACTTTCGGAAAATATGAACTGCGGAATCAAGCAGGTTGGCAAGAAAAATTAAAAAAAAATGTAATTTCCATACTCACAAAGCATCCCGAAAATTTTGGTGAAATTCATCGTGATAATACTCCGGACTTGGAAGAGCATTTAAAATCGCAGCTAGCGAAGGAGCTTAGTCGCCAACCTAATTCGGGCCTAGAAACTTTCCTTCAACGAGTTCTTGATTTGCCGAAACAGGTAGTTGAACATCAAGAGGCCTTGTTTCCTTATAGAAAGTAAAGAAAAATGTTGGTAGGATCGAGGGCTTATAGATAGAGGAGAAACCATTGAACGATCTTTTGCCATTTTTATTAGCCCACTGGCCTTTAACGTTGGCTTTTGTCATTACGCTAGGAACACTGCTGTTTTTCGAACTGAAAGATCGTCAAGGCGGCGCACAACGTATAGATTGTACCGAGATGACCCGACTCATCAATCACGAAAAAGCCCTAGTCATTGATGTTCGAAAAAAAGAAGAATATCAACAAGGCCATATCATCAGTGCGCTCAACATTACCCCTGAAAACTTCAAGGACCAACAAGCGCAACTGCAAAAAGCCAAAAATCGACCCATCATACTGATTGATAGCAATGGTAGTGGCATTAATCCTATGCTTAAGTTACTGCAACAAGAAGGTCTTTCAGCGTGCTATTTGGGTGGTGGATTATCTGCGTGGCGGCAAGAAGGATTGCCTGTAACAACCGTTATTGAATAGGAGGCTCGCCATGTCAAACGTTGTCGTCTATAGTTCTGCAAACTGCCCTTACTGCGTCCGCGCCAAAGAGCTTCTAGCCAAAAAAGGAATTGAATTCCAAGAGATTCGAGTCGATCTCGATCCCAAGGAAAGAGAGATCATGATGGAGCGTAGTGGCCGCCGAACCGTGCCGCAAATCTTCATTGATGATCAACATATAGGCGGTTGTGATGATCTTTATGCTCTAGACAAATCGGGAGAACTAACAAAACTCTTAAGTGGAAGTCGCACAGACTCCCAATCTTCGCTATAATATCATCAACCCAATCGGTTAATAGGTCGAGAGAATGGGGAAGTCTCTCAGTAGGTTAAATTGAAATTTTTTAAAGAGGAAAGATTATGAATGCATCAGAAAATGTCGGAGCAACTGAAAACGGAGAGCATGGTCCAGAATTTGCGATTCAACGAATTTACGTTAAGGATTCTTCTTTTGAATCACCAGAATCACCAAACATTTTCCGCGAACCTTGGGAACCTAAAGTAAATATTGATTTGCAAACAACCAGCAGTGTCCTTGAAGGAAATGTGTACGAAGTTATCTTGGGTGTCACAGTCACAGTGAAAATCAAAGAAAAAACAGCTTTTCTCGCAGAAACAAAACAAGCGGGCATTTTCAGCATTGGTAATTTTAATGAAGAACAGCGCAGCCAACTTTTAGGCAGTTTCTGTCCAAACATTTTATTTCCCTATGCGCGCGAAACGATCACAAGTTTAGTCACTCGTGGTGGATTTCCACAATTGTATTTGGCACCTATCAACTTTGATGCTGTCTATCAGCAACAATTGAAACAAGGTGAAGAAGGCGTTACAACGAATTAATTTGAAAAAGATTTTCGCAGATTAGGAAGTGGAGTCAGCTCCAGCAATTCCCGCCTAACGGAAATCATTTGCACTCAAGGTGTAGAAGATTTTCCTCTCGTGATGAGGGGTTTAGGGGAGAGAATAGTGATTCTCTCCCCTGAATATATGAAAGGAAGCATCCCTCGACCTGACCTCACTTTTCTGAGATAAATTTTTCAAATAGGAAATTCGAAAATATGCTATCTGATCAAAATACATTTTCTCCCATGGCTGTTTTAGGATCAGGCTCGTGGGGAACAGCACTAGCCATATTACTTTCTCAACGTGGCCAAACTATCCGATTATGGGGCAGAAATCCCGAGCGAATAGCTGAAATGTCACGACAGCGAGTTAATGCAGTTTACTTGCCGCAATGTCCTTTTCCTGAGTCGCTTTCAGTGACTGCTGATTTACAAGAAGCAGTGCATGGCGTCAGTGATATTTTAATTGTCGTACCCAGTCACGCATTTCGCGAACTCATCACAGAATTATTACCGTTGCTCAATACAAATTCTCGATTAGCATGGGCAACAAAAGGTCTTGATCCTTCTACAGGTAAATTATTGCACGAAGTGGTGCAAGATTTGGTTTCATGGTCAATTCCTACGGCAGTTCTTGCTGGCCCGAGTTTTGCTGCAGAAGTAGCGCAAAATTTACCGACTGCTATTACTGTTGCGAGTCATGACTCAACATTTTCCAACGAGCTGGTTGAACGATTTCATACTCGCACATTTAGACCCTATATCAACACCGATATTATTGGTGTACAAATCAGTGGCGCAGTCAAAAATCCCCTCGCGATCGCTGCCGGAATTTCTGATGGATTAGGTTATGGTGCCAACGCCCGTTGTGCGCTCATCACACGAGCGCTTGCTGAAATGAGTCGGTTAGGAATTGCGCTAGGCGGCAAAATGGAAACTTTTATGGGGCTTGCAGGATTAGGTGATTTAGTTCTCACCTGTACCGGTAGTCAATCACGCAACTGGCGATTTGGTTTTGCGTTGGGGCAAGGACACCCTCTTGATCAAGCAGAAAAAGAAGTGGGACAAGTGGTAGAGGGAAGACAAAATGCCATTATCGTTGCTAAACGCGCTCAGTCTCTTGGCATTGAAATGCCCATTCTTGAACAAGTTAGCAGAGTTGTACAAGGTCAAATTACTGCGGCGGAAGCAGTTCAAGCTTTATTAATGCGAAGCTTAAAATCAGAATAATCCTAGATTCTAAATGTAGAATCTAGGATAAAACATTTCGTATTATCGATTGGTTGATAATTTCTTTTTAAAAAGCGGTCTATTTTCTGCGTTACGTGGTCTATCTTCAGCATTGCGTGGTCTACTTTCAGCATTACGTGGTCTATTCTCTGCGTTACGTGGTCTACTTTCAGCATTACGTGGTCTATTCTCTGCATTACGCGGTCTATCTTCAGCATTGCGTGGTCTACTTTCAGCATTACGCGGTCTACTTTCAGCATTGCGTGGTTTATTTTCTGCGTTACCACGTTTCTTATTCGCATCTCTGTCATTGCCTTCACCGAAACGTCTTTTTTTATCAGGACGTTTATCATTGAAGCTACGTTTAAAATTGCTGGGGCGACCATTATTTCGATCTCTAGGTTGATCAGATTTTTCAACGAAAGTTTCTTGTGATTTTGCAGACGCTGGATTCGCTTTGCCACTCAGTGAAGCAAATGCCGCAGCAATATCAGTTTCAGAACATTCATGATCATGCGCTAATCTCTTAACTAATTCTCGATAATAATCTAAAGAGGTATTAGCCAGAATTTTCCCAATTTCAAGGCTAAGAACATCTGCTCTTTTTTTGTTAATTTGACTTGTAGTGGGTGGTTGCAATTCTTTTAAGGGTGATGCGCTGGAATTTTCAATAGCACGCAGCATTCGTGTTTCGCGTGGAGAAACAAACAGCATTGCTTTGCCTGTTCTACCTGCACGACCTGTGCGTCCAATTCGATGCGTATAGGATTCAATGTCTTGTGGAATATCATAATTAATTACATGATTAATTCGCTCGACATCAAGTCCTCTTGCGGCAACTTCTGTCGCGACAATAATATCCAAAGAACCATTTTTAATTTTGCGGATAACATTTTCACGAGCGGATTGTGGCATATCGCCGTTTAATGCAGAGACAGCATAACCGCGCGCTTCAAGTTTATTGGCAACTTCTTCGGATCCAATTTTTGTACGAGTAAAAATTAATACACCTTCAATATCTTCAACTTCTAAGTAGCGTGTGAGCGCTTCCAATTTATGTTGATGACTGACGACCATATAGCCTTGATCAATATTCACCTTTGAAGCGGAGCTTTGTTTGACATGTATTTTAGCTGGATCTTTTAAATGTTCGTTCACTATACTGCGTAAACTAGCGGGCATAGTTGCTGAAAATAAAGCGACTTGATGAGGAATTGTAATTTTTGAAAGGATAGTTTTAACATCTTCTAAAAATCCCATATTTAACATTTCGTCTGCTTCATCCAGTACCACAGTTTTGAGTTGTGATAAAACTAAAGTGCCTCGATTTAAATGATCAAGAATTCGTCCGGGTGTTCCGACGACGACATGAACGCCGCGTTTGAGTGCTTGTAATTGACCGCGATAATCGGTGCCGCCATAAACAGGCAGAACATGAAAATCTTTGATGGCATTTTTAGCATAGGTTTGGAAAGCCTCTGAAACTTGAAGCGCTAATTCGCGGGTCGGAGTTAAAATTAGGGCTTGGGGTGGTATTTGATTCTCGTCTAAATTGGATAAAATTGGTAATGCAAAAGCAGCCGTTTTACCAGTGCCTGTTGAGGCTTGTCCGAGTAAGTCTCTGCCCGATAGCATAATGGGTATGCATTCAGCTTGAATATGCGTAGGCAATTCGTAGCCTTGATTGGCCAAAGAGGGTAGAAGTTTAGGGTTAAGCCCTAACTTATCGAATGTAATAATAGGTGTTGATGTGGTCATAGAGTCCTCAGTATCGCTTGCTAGTTTGTTTATGCCCTGTATTCACTGTTATTGGGTGGGACAGGTACCGTACAGTGTAATTACCTTGACCTATCCGCAACCGCGCTGAGCCCATAGCAACCACTTGAAAACGACTATTATACACTGAAAAATTTTAAAAGTCACGAGTAGTTCACGCTAAAGCAGGAAACTCCTTCCTGATACTCTTACAAGGGTCTGGCGCCTCTATGTTCAACAATTGATCTCTGGTATAGTTAAGACCTGGATATTGCATAAGCAATCTACTGCGAAGCACAATAACGCTGAATCTACAGAAGATTTCAGCACTCTTGTGCTTGTCGCTACGATTAGTTATGCAATATCCAGGTCAAACTTTTTAACGACAGGAAGTCAGGTATGAATAAAAATGTGACGCAAATCCTTAAACGATGCCATAGGGCCCTCGTGCTTAGTTCAGTGTTGGTATTAGCAGCATGCGCTACCACCAGTAACAAGATTGATCCCTATGAGAAATATAATCGCGAGATGTTTAAATTTAACCGCTCATTGGATTATGTCCTCCTGCGTCCCCTCGCTGATGTTTATGACACATTAACACCCGTTCCTGTTCAAGGCGGAATTGGCAGGATGTTTTCTAACCTTTATGAACCCTCTCGTGTGATCAACGATATATTACAAGGCGAAATGCGTTACGCGTATCAAGATAGTGCACGGTTTGTTTTAAATTCTACATTTGGATTAGTAGGATTTTTAGATGTCGCTCAGAGAGTAGGATTTCCTTTACATCAACAAGATTTTGGAATCACGATGGCTCGTTGGGGATGGAAACAATCAAACTATATCGTGATGCCTTTTATTGGAATTTATACTTTCCGTGATTTAGTGGCAGTGCCGTGTAATGTTTACGCATTTACTTTTTGGCCTTATATTCAGCCCGAAAATGTAGCGTGGAAAATTTATTTCACTGAAAAACTGCAAACTCGCGCTGAGTTACGTCCTACTGATAAAGTGATCGATGAAGCCTTTGATCCGTATATTTTAGTGCGAGATGCGTATCTACAAAAACGGGAAAACGACATTAAAACACAAATGAATGGAAGAGTTGCTTCAGTGGCTCCTGCACCTGAATCAGGAGATGATCAAAGTAAAACGTCTCAGGATAATGTGCGAAAAGATATTAAGTCAGATAAAAAAGGAACAAAAAAAGACGCTGATTCCCAATCGAACTCGGGAAAAAATCTGCCTGATGTTATTGGTTAAAAATTGTGGCTGAATTTCACGTTGTTTTATATGAGCCTGAGATTCCGCCAAACACCGGCAATATTATTCGATTGTGTGCAAATACCGGTGCGCAATTACATTTAATTAAACCGCTAGGTTTTGAATTAGATGATGCGCGATTACGTCGTGCAGGATTGGATTATCATGAATTTGCGTCTGTTAAAATCTATGAGAATTACAGTGATTTTTTAAATCAAAATAATCCAGCGAGATTATTTGCCATTACAACAAAAGGTTCTGTTAATTACACTGACGTTCATTTTCAGTCGGGTGATTATTTAATGCTAGGCCCTGAGACGCGAGGATTGCCGAAAAATATTTTGGAATCACTTCCCAAAGAAAATTGTTTGAGAATTCCCATGTTGCCGGATAGTCGTAGTTTAAATTTGTCGAATGCTGCTGCAATAATATTATATGAGGCGTGGCGACAGAGTGGATTTGCATAGGTGAACAAAGAGGCCAAAGCTGGGTAAAGATCACGAAAAGGGTCAGGTCTAATCTAAACGCATACTTGCATTAAAAGCTGAGTATCTCTAAACACAAAGTTTGCGTTATTATTAGATCTGACCCTTTCAATCACTTCTTAATTGATCGAAGAAAGCGTTTTGACTGGCGAACGTAATTTTTCCATAACGTGTGACTTAGTTTCCCGGAAATCACACTTAATAAGTTTACTTTCAACGAAAGTAAGATTGAAGTAGCCATCATTAACATTGGGAAGAGTAACTGTCATCTTTATTACGCTATCAGTTGCATCTGATTCGTGAACATTAACTGATTCATCTAAGTCATGGGTAGTCGGAATTCGCCCATCAACAGTCAGTTGTTTTGTTGCAGGGTTATATGCCCACACTTTTGTATGAGGTTTTCCGTCTACAGCTGATCCAAATCTATGAGCATTGTGGGCTGCATTATCAACTTCTTCAACTGAATCGTTCTTATTTCCAACCACTCTGTAAGTGTCTCGAGAGGGATGTTCTTGAAGATTTACTTCCTCGCCGTGACCATGATGGTGATTATGCCCATGTACACTGCCATCTTTTTCCGGTGCAAAAAACACAGGGAAAAATGCTGATCTGAATGACATCTGGTTTAACCGAGCCCAACCATTACTAAAGGCTTCAACAATGCGTGCAGCGAAAATAACGGTTGGAGTGGCAACAAGAGCAGTTGCAACACCGACTGCGAGCGTTGATGCAGCGATGTGAATCCCCATGTAGGTTGCTAATGCGCTGGAAGCATAAGCAAACGCTGCTGTTAGTCCTACATAAGACCATGCAGAGGCAATGGCTGTATTAATGGTCGCCCAGCTGCTGGCAACAAACGGAGAAGCTAATAGACCGTTGATCACGCCAGTTAAGGCTGGAAATAAGGAAGTTAGCCCAGTAAACACAAGCGGTAATGCAATCGCCCACAATGCTGAAGACAGTGCAATGCTTGCAGCTAAGAAAATACTCCCCATCAGCACTACTGGGATATAATTGAAGTTACCGAGTTTTTCATGGATCACAAATGATGAGCCCAACGCCCATGCTGCTTTTGCACTTTTGAGTGGCGACGCGAAAGCAGTTGTCGCGATAGTGGCAAAACGAAATGCATAATGAATCGGAGCCAACATCAGCGTAGCGATTCCGAATACTAAATAACCACCGATTAAATAGCCGACTGATAATTTACCCATATTATAAAGTTCTGTAGTAAGAGCAATATTTTTTGTTGTTTGGCCAATTAAAGTACCAGTTACATTTTTCAAGAACGAAGGAATATATTCGGTAACAAATTTAAAAATGTTCAGAGCGATCTTAGGGATAATTTCAATCGCTTTTATCAGGAAAATTGTAGTCTTTATGAAGAGTGCTTCAACCAGAATGCCGATTAATAGCACTAATCGAGTACCGACACCGATTTTTTTACCGGTGAGACGATATTGTTTTGGATCTGGGTGAATATCGCTTCCAAACATATTTTTTAGTATTGTCCACCTATCATGCACTAATTCGCGAAAATGACCTTTTAACCATTGTGGTCGATTAGGGAATCCAAAAATAGTCCAGGCAATCATTGATGACGTTAATTCATCGTCCGGATAGACTCTTTCTGTTCCATCTGCACCGGTATACGTAGCATCAGAAAGGTGA from Gammaproteobacteria bacterium encodes the following:
- the trmL gene encoding tRNA (uridine(34)/cytosine(34)/5-carboxymethylaminomethyluridine(34)-2'-O)-methyltransferase TrmL, producing the protein MAEFHVVLYEPEIPPNTGNIIRLCANTGAQLHLIKPLGFELDDARLRRAGLDYHEFASVKIYENYSDFLNQNNPARLFAITTKGSVNYTDVHFQSGDYLMLGPETRGLPKNILESLPKENCLRIPMLPDSRSLNLSNAAAIILYEAWRQSGFA
- a CDS encoding VacJ family lipoprotein; the protein is MNKNVTQILKRCHRALVLSSVLVLAACATTSNKIDPYEKYNREMFKFNRSLDYVLLRPLADVYDTLTPVPVQGGIGRMFSNLYEPSRVINDILQGEMRYAYQDSARFVLNSTFGLVGFLDVAQRVGFPLHQQDFGITMARWGWKQSNYIVMPFIGIYTFRDLVAVPCNVYAFTFWPYIQPENVAWKIYFTEKLQTRAELRPTDKVIDEAFDPYILVRDAYLQKRENDIKTQMNGRVASVAPAPESGDDQSKTSQDNVRKDIKSDKKGTKKDADSQSNSGKNLPDVIG
- a CDS encoding DEAD/DEAH box helicase, translating into MTTSTPIITFDKLGLNPKLLPSLANQGYELPTHIQAECIPIMLSGRDLLGQASTGTGKTAAFALPILSNLDENQIPPQALILTPTRELALQVSEAFQTYAKNAIKDFHVLPVYGGTDYRGQLQALKRGVHVVVGTPGRILDHLNRGTLVLSQLKTVVLDEADEMLNMGFLEDVKTILSKITIPHQVALFSATMPASLRSIVNEHLKDPAKIHVKQSSASKVNIDQGYMVVSHQHKLEALTRYLEVEDIEGVLIFTRTKIGSEEVANKLEARGYAVSALNGDMPQSARENVIRKIKNGSLDIIVATEVAARGLDVERINHVINYDIPQDIESYTHRIGRTGRAGRTGKAMLFVSPRETRMLRAIENSSASPLKELQPPTTSQINKKRADVLSLEIGKILANTSLDYYRELVKRLAHDHECSETDIAAAFASLSGKANPASAKSQETFVEKSDQPRDRNNGRPSNFKRSFNDKRPDKKRRFGEGNDRDANKKRGNAENKPRNAESRPRNAESRPRNAEDRPRNAENRPRNAESRPRNAENRPRNAESRPRNAEDRPRNAENRPLFKKKLSTNR